A stretch of DNA from Armatimonadota bacterium:
CATGGACCCCGCTTACAGCGACGCCGTGCTCGAGGCGTTCGTGCGGCTGTTCGACGAGGGCTACATCTACCGCGGCGAGCGGGTCACCAACTGGTGCCCGCGCTGCCGCACCGCGATCTCCGATATCGAGGTCGAGCACCAGGAATCACCCGGCCACCTCTATCACATCGCCTATCCCTACGCGACACGCGAGGGCGCGGTCGTCGTCGCCACCACCCGCCCCGAGACTATGCTCGGCGACACCGCGGTCGCGGTCAACCCCACCGATGAGCGCTATCGCGACGTCGTCGGGGAACGCGTGATCTTGCCGCTGGTGGAGCGGGAGATACCCATCATCGCCGACCACTACGCCGACCCCGAGTTCGGTACCGGTGCGGTCAAGGTTACCCCCGCCCACGACCTCAACGACTTCGAGGCGGGGGAACGGCACGGCCTCCCGCGCGTCAAGGTCATCGGCGACGACGGCTGCATGACCGCCGACGCCGGGCGTTTCGCCGGCATGGATCGCTTCGCGGCGCGCGAGGCGGTGGTGGCGGCGCTGCGGGAGGATGGACGGTTGGTCGAGGTTGAGCCCTACGCCGTCTCCCTGGCCGCCTGCGAGCGCTGCGGCACGGTGCTGGAGCCGCTGCTGTCCGAGCAGTGGTTCGTGCGCATGAAGGAGTTGGCCCTGCCCGCCATCGAGGTCGTCGAGAGCGGGCGGGTGCGGTTCGTGCCCGAGCGCTGGGCTGACGTGTATCTCGAATGGATGCGCAATATCCGTGACTGGTGCATCAGCCGACAGTTGTGGTGGGGCCACCGCATTCCCGTGTACACCTGCGGCTGCGGCAGAGTCGTCGCGGCCAAGTCCGCGCCCGAGCGCTGCCCCGCGTGCGGCGGCCCTTCGACAAGCTCAGGACCGCCCCTGCGATGCGAAGGGGGGCCGTCCCGAGCGGCGTCGAGGGGCGGCGCGATGACCCAGGACCCCGATGTCCTCGACACCTGGTTCAGCTCCGCGCTGTGGCCGTTCGCGACCCTGGGCTGGCCCCGGCAGACCCCGGAGCTCGAATGCTTCTACCCCACCAACCTCATGGTGACCTCGAGTCAGATCATCTTCCTATGGGTCGCGCGGATGGTGATGATGGGGCTGCACTTCATGGGCGACATCCCCTACCCCGAGGTTTACATCAACGCCACCGTGCTCAACGCGCAGGGCCGGCGCATGAGCAAGTCCCTGGGCACCGGCGTGGATCCGCTGGAGACGGTGGAGAAGTACGGCGCCGATGCGACGCGCTTCGGCCTCATCGCACAGTCGAGCGGCCAGCAGGTGCGCTTCGAGATGGAGCGCGTCGAGACCGGGCGCAACCTCTGCAACAAGCTGTGGAACGCGGCGCGCATGGTGCGCATGAACCTCGATGAGGCGGCATACGAGCGCGCCCGGGTGGCACAGGCGCCCTCGCCTGTGTCCCTCGCCGACCGCTGGATCTTGAGCCGGCTCGAGGCGACGACGCAAACGGTGACGCAGGCCTTGGGCGACTATCGGGCGGACGAAGCGGCGCGGGCGCTCTATGATTTCTTCTGGGGCGAGCTGTGCGACTGGTATCTGGAGATAGCCAAACCCGCCTTGCGCGGCGATGATCCCGCAGCGCGCACGCGAACCCAGGACGTGTTGATCTACACGTTCGAGCGTACTCTGAGGCTGCTGCATCCGTTCATGCCCTTCATCACCGAGGAGCTGTGGCAAGCGCTGCCCCATGACGGCGAGTCCATCATGATCGCGCCGTGGCCTGTCCTGAGCGGAGTCGAAGGGCCGGAAGGGCGCGCCCTGCTGCGAGACCAACAGGCGGAAGAGGCGATGAGCCTGGTGATGGCGGTAGTCACCTCGGCGCGGCGTCTGCGCATCGAACGCGGAGTGGAACCGGGGGCCGCGGTGGAGATCATCCTCACCCCCGATAGCAAGCGCGCGACCGAGGCTCTGACCGCCGGTCAGGCCATGATTGCTCATCTCGTCCATGCAAGCTCGATCACCTTGGGCGAGCCGGCGGGTGATGCCGAAGTCGCCACCGATGTGATACCCTGGGAGGGCGAGCAGGTGCGGGTGTCGGTGTCCACGGTGGCCTCCGCTGAGGAACTGGCCAGGGAGCGCGACCGCCTGCAAAAGGAGCTGGTGACACTGGAAGCCGAGTTGGCGCGCACGCGCGGGCGCCTGGATAATGCCAACTTCATCGCGCGCGCGTCGGAGAAAGTGGTAGCCGAAACCCGCGCCCGCATCGAGGACGCCGAGCGCCGGGCCGTAGCCTTGCGCGAACGCATGGCTGCTCTAGCTTCCCGCCTCGGGGGATGAGGTAGTATCCGCAGATTTGTCCGCCCCAGGCGGATTGCACAGATTGCAGGGGCGCGATTCATCGCATCCATGTGGCACAGCCGCCCCCCGGTGGCTAGGTCGCAAGGCGACCGCCACGTCCCTAGGTCCCGACTTCGTCGGGCCGGGATGGCGGCGGCTACTAGCCGCCTAGCCAGCGGCCAACGGCCTAGCCGCTGTGTACGGCAGTGAGCAGGTTATGAGCC
This window harbors:
- a CDS encoding valine--tRNA ligase; the protein is MDASQLPKTYDPHAVEAKWYRFWDERGYFHAEADSGKPRYCITIPPPNVTGELHLGHALCYEVQDILGRYHRMTGKQTLILPGTDHAGIATQNVVERQLAQEGVTRYELGREGFLQRVWQWKDAYGRRIEEQFRALGFAFDWGRDRFTMDPAYSDAVLEAFVRLFDEGYIYRGERVTNWCPRCRTAISDIEVEHQESPGHLYHIAYPYATREGAVVVATTRPETMLGDTAVAVNPTDERYRDVVGERVILPLVEREIPIIADHYADPEFGTGAVKVTPAHDLNDFEAGERHGLPRVKVIGDDGCMTADAGRFAGMDRFAAREAVVAALREDGRLVEVEPYAVSLAACERCGTVLEPLLSEQWFVRMKELALPAIEVVESGRVRFVPERWADVYLEWMRNIRDWCISRQLWWGHRIPVYTCGCGRVVAAKSAPERCPACGGPSTSSGPPLRCEGGPSRAASRGGAMTQDPDVLDTWFSSALWPFATLGWPRQTPELECFYPTNLMVTSSQIIFLWVARMVMMGLHFMGDIPYPEVYINATVLNAQGRRMSKSLGTGVDPLETVEKYGADATRFGLIAQSSGQQVRFEMERVETGRNLCNKLWNAARMVRMNLDEAAYERARVAQAPSPVSLADRWILSRLEATTQTVTQALGDYRADEAARALYDFFWGELCDWYLEIAKPALRGDDPAARTRTQDVLIYTFERTLRLLHPFMPFITEELWQALPHDGESIMIAPWPVLSGVEGPEGRALLRDQQAEEAMSLVMAVVTSARRLRIERGVEPGAAVEIILTPDSKRATEALTAGQAMIAHLVHASSITLGEPAGDAEVATDVIPWEGEQVRVSVSTVASAEELARERDRLQKELVTLEAELARTRGRLDNANFIARASEKVVAETRARIEDAERRAVALRERMAALASRLGG